In Hahella sp. KA22, one genomic interval encodes:
- a CDS encoding lipopolysaccharide assembly protein LapB, giving the protein MIRSAKWLIKHCATLGVLMFSLFIVGCATQSASTDSATAAEEAPGEYPSRPINEFAKQLRDLLNLRNTDKIVDMVDMQELLGKAVDRSDLPVAFRPSAKNRLIDTQLSNYRAIVAGSLLDMPTENGYYDIASIRPEQSQITYRLDDEALGYLTVYYRRDASGEYRITDFHNWLSVYDLSYRIAQGLSLSYRINLQGNPTKQALLLQLGKVSKSGNVEEIHRVFEGLADERRNDDYLQLVYAESLLDAGDLTGFVEQTAVLNERLGTSPNYQWLLYYRSLNQENYQAAAEHLQAQIEQTRLKDAGILDELARVKLLSEKYNEAIRLSYEAIRSDSYYEPSYSTLTFALIKTDRLDIAWETLKVLKERFSYEFDEAALREDGRFGPLLEREDFRHWLKQS; this is encoded by the coding sequence ATGATCCGCTCCGCTAAATGGCTCATTAAACACTGCGCGACACTTGGCGTTCTGATGTTTTCCCTCTTCATCGTTGGTTGCGCCACGCAATCCGCGTCTACGGATAGCGCCACCGCGGCGGAGGAAGCGCCAGGGGAGTATCCTTCGCGTCCCATCAATGAATTCGCCAAGCAATTGCGGGATCTTCTGAACCTGCGCAACACCGACAAGATCGTCGACATGGTGGACATGCAGGAACTGCTGGGCAAAGCCGTGGATCGCTCTGATCTGCCCGTGGCGTTTCGTCCCAGCGCCAAGAACCGACTCATTGATACGCAATTATCCAACTATCGCGCCATCGTCGCCGGCAGTCTTCTCGATATGCCGACGGAGAACGGTTACTACGACATCGCCAGTATCCGTCCTGAGCAGTCTCAAATTACCTATCGATTGGACGACGAGGCCTTGGGGTATCTGACGGTTTACTATCGCAGAGACGCCTCAGGGGAATATCGGATTACCGATTTCCACAACTGGCTGTCGGTGTACGACCTGAGCTATCGCATCGCGCAAGGGCTGTCCTTGAGCTATCGAATCAACCTGCAAGGCAATCCCACCAAACAGGCATTGCTCCTGCAACTTGGCAAAGTCTCCAAGTCCGGCAATGTCGAAGAGATTCACCGCGTCTTCGAAGGCCTCGCGGACGAGCGCCGCAACGATGACTATCTCCAGTTAGTCTACGCAGAGTCGCTCCTCGACGCAGGAGATTTGACGGGATTCGTAGAACAAACCGCCGTGCTGAATGAACGTCTGGGAACCTCGCCCAACTATCAGTGGCTGCTTTATTACCGCAGCCTGAATCAGGAAAACTATCAAGCGGCGGCGGAACACCTGCAGGCGCAGATTGAGCAGACGCGCCTAAAAGATGCAGGCATTCTGGACGAGCTGGCGCGAGTCAAGCTGCTCAGCGAAAAGTACAACGAGGCGATTCGACTTTCCTACGAAGCCATTCGCAGCGATTCTTACTATGAGCCGAGTTATTCCACGCTGACCTTCGCCCTCATCAAGACTGACCGGCTCGATATCGCCTGGGAAACCCTGAAAGTCTTGAAGGAGCGCTTCAGCTATGAGTTCGATGAAGCCGCTTTGCGCGAAGATGGCCGTTTCGGCCCCTTACTGGAACGGGAAGATTTCCGTCACTGGCTGAAGCAAAGCTAA